The Vanacampus margaritifer isolate UIUO_Vmar unplaced genomic scaffold, RoL_Vmar_1.0 HiC_scaffold_42, whole genome shotgun sequence sequence tttatttttaaatctcacgTACCTCCATTtgagaaaaaacatcttttatgTAACTGCTCCAttaggttctcaaaaataaagcgCTCATGAAAAATTAATGTACTGAAAATTGCACTCCCCCTTACCAACGaggtattgacaattccaaacatctggGGCATTTCTTATATTTCCGCTTCATTTCCACGGTACAGCCtggtattgtattgcttttgcctgtgtctagcatacaaaccaggcatattgttatagtagtcaaacaacatttgatcacattttcaaatcaaattacagcgactcaaagtccaatgcttttccaTGAGCGGAGAGCGTCCTTTCACTGAGGATAAATGTTGCATTCGGGGAAGTTGGAAATCAGATTTATCCCACTTGGATTGTGTtagttccgacctcaaagcgttcgaggcaaatgaaaatacaagacatatgttcacatcacacaatgtgatttggaatgcctgcgttaaccagaacaacaaataattcattggaatcagccattttttgttgtttacatttgccccAAACACTTGGGGCAAATGAGGGCGGAACTGGGACACTTCAAGTaggtgttgaagaaaataatatttttcttcgcgtgttcgttttctttcggatagtgagaatgttgattatctgaatacaggctggagatcggtgaacagttccttcgaaggttttatttctacagaatattccggccacaagcgagctcccagcaatggtggcagcgtctcgcaagtgcgaagttacagcggactcacaacattcttatactatcttgaagtagcggtaccacaaagcctccaccaatgagataagactttaaaaagacatcattgattacagacacttcaaccacagacaatggcccattgttgtggaaatagattaAGTCTGTTAGATTACctctttttgtaatcttttgcgtgttcaaataaatcagagttgagatctcgtgaagagggtccttgcaaggttttttaatcagaaagtttctgatgacacaaaggaatttcaccaagccatgtttctgtccaaatgtgtgtcgtctctctcagacacgggacttttattagaaaaaacaatgtttcccaGGAAACTGCCTCTCCCCTCCCAGTATGCTAGCTCGTCCttgatttttcaaaaaacggatttctaacgaacagaaactagacttagataaataaaataaaaatagatatctagacttagataaataaaagaaacgtattaactttctcatttctgggaaaagagaacagataacaaagaggacaaaagcatGACTCATCAACCTATATTGAGTTAACAGTTATATCTACATCTTCACAActttaactaaattcaaaagaggtaaaatataaaatgaaatagtaaaatgttaacaggtcccagtcatgacgataagactttaaaaacattattgattacagacacttggcagaaattgcgacatcactcacaaagacacatccacagatacgATCATGCATCGGTCGTGGTCCCATCACGACAAACGTGGGACAGCATCATGTCTACCATATTTCTGACAATGACCCGAGGTGGGTGGACGTTGTGAGGCTGTTGGTGCGCCACGCACATCTGCCAGGCGTCCACCAGCATAACGTTGAGATCCTTGAACATGGCACGCAGCACGACGTCCAGTTGCAGCGCAAACCAGTCGCTGAAGATCAGGCTGAGCTCCTGATCCAGTGCCCTAGGGTTGGGCGTGCGGACCACAACCGCCGTCCCTGGGGCCCGGTTCAGCAGTCGCACCACCGCCTTGCGGATATGCCGGAGGCGGTGTATGTACACCTCCACAGGGAACGGACTGAAGTGAGCCCAGAGGCTGAGCGCCACAACCGTGTTGGGACCGCCGGTCAGGCCGTCCAGCTCGTTGGCGATGTAGCGTATCTTGTGTGCCACAGCATTGGCCTTGGAGACGATGGGCGGGCCGTGGAAGTGGTACTTGAGCAGAATGTTGTGGGTGCTGTCCAGCGCCATGAAGGGCCCCACCTTTATTGTACTCTCCTGTTTGAATTCCTTCATTCCTGCAGAGCAGAAGAAAATAAAGCTACATGAGAGGAAACTACTGGTCAAGATCAAGTGGCGGTTCAGCATCTTTAACAAGACATTTGGACGTCATCACAAACACTGCCAAAAGTGTAATAACTGTGTCACTCATCCAGAGTCACATACATGTAAATACCTCTTTAATATAGTGACTTGACGTACCACTTCTACTATATGcactaaaaacataaaatattatggcattATTTCAAGGAAACACTACACAACAAACCCCAACAgtcttgaaaaacaattttatagTCTCAGTTGATAGGGTGTAATCACTATCATCATCAACTGCTTACAGATAAACCAAACttcatttatttcttaaataaaatatttattgagcaTTGACAGTACATTTTTGATACAATCcatacaaaggaaataactaaTGCacaccatttttaattaattatttgtttgttcaaaaatcATCTCCCATTCCCCTCAGTAAcacttgtgattgtgttttgcctcttttatgtgTTATTATTGTACAGACAAGGTTCAATATagttatattgtttatatttgtgaATTAAAGTTTTGCTACTTTTGGTATTAAATTAATGTAACTCAGTGACACCCTTAGTAACAAAGGCAGGCAGTCTGTGTTATAACATAATGGCCTATGTAAGGAGCATTGGAGTTacagttgattgacaatgacacagtcaatgacacagtcaatgacacagtcaatgacacagtcaatgacacagtcaatgacacagtcaatgacacagtcaatTTAAGATGATGGGAATATTCTTGATTTCAAAACGAATGTTTGGGCTGCTTCCagcatgattttaaaatgatttgtggcCCAAACTATAGGGCGGCCCACCGGGAATTGTCCCGGGCCTCCAGATGGCCCAGTCCGGGCCTGGTGTAAAGgaaaagttaataaataaatcaatgtaaaTAATGACACTGTGTTAATGAAAATACTattcatatattattttaaaataggtAAAAGGATaaaatagcaaataaaaaatgtggaattgtgaGCTGTATTGATTATGTAAAGCAGGAAAGCTCAGATGTCTGATTCTTGTGGCACAGTATGTCGTGCAGGtcaacaacctttttgaaaacgagagctacttcttgggatTAATACAAAGGGTTTGAAACACACTTGTGAAATAACAAATGTGCTCAAATTACCTATAATAATTATGCctctttattaataaataattatttttattggatGTGAAGACACCACACcaatcatgtttttaaaatcgtgatttttcataataattaggAAATGTAAAAAGGCAACACTTTATACTGTAGCGATGTGTAAACCTGTAGCGACTTTAACATGTAACAATGTCATTTCACATAATTCTGGAAATGATTATGTTGTGGAATGATGCCGTTTTTGTGCCTATATGCCAATACAAATATGGAACAATAAGGTGGATGGTTTGATAGGTGGAATGACGAAGAGGTCCAGGCAAGCATTTAAAGGACAAGCACCTCCAGagaaaatcagcaaagaagaatgATAGGGTTTACCAGCTTATCACTGACAATTCTGTAAGTTATTTGATTGGTGATttattaggggaaaaaaacatttgtattatttgattCCCTCACCAAATGTGAATCATTAAGGAAATCAGCAAGGAATCAGATACATAAACAGCATCAATAATGGAAGCAGAATCacaaaattcttatcaattctCATCCCTATTTCTAAGTTTGTgctcaagtacatttcagatattgtaattttttttattgacaaggggctgattcaattcatttctatgTTTACACTTTTGTTTCCCACCACTGTCCACCATTCAGCCATTAAGACACACTCACCTGGAAGAACAGTGACGAGGTACTCGAACCACTGGCGCATGGTGGAGTCGCCGTACAAGTAGACCAACTTGTTGGCCAAGCACTGAGTGATGGACAGCCCATCAACCTGGCGCTCGGTCACGCCACCCAACGGCCTCCAAATATCCTGGTAGTAGTATCCAGATGTTGCCAGCTTCACGGGATCCGGTATTTTACTGCCATTTTCTACATTGATGGCAGACACAATGTGGTGACTAATCGCCATCCCCCAAAAGTGAGAGTTATAATTCTGTAGGTCAACAGTACCTTTCTTTGAAGGCAGCACGACGATGGTGTCCGATGTGGAAGCATGGATGGGATATTTAAGGTTCACGCCTCTGATGTCAAAAAGTGGATTACAACAGAATTAACAACAATTAGATACTACAATGATATTTGTACAAAGAGAGTGAGCTATTCCAACGGTACCAGCCACAATCCTAAAACCTAAATCCCATCCATCAGTGCTACTGCCTccgtgacccgaccccggataagcggtagaaaatggatggaacactttaaaaacagttgggccaaaTATAACTCagctatgggtcaaaaatggaccgatcctcaacttgggtcgatttgacccaactttgagtcaagaaatgggtctttcagtgtaaaacaactcataaatattggtcagatcatttacttgggtcaaaaatataggtcattttgtataaaacaacctagaaagttgggtcaaattgacccattaagtggatcggtccattgtttatccataattgggttacttttgacccaactgttttcagagtgtatTGCAATGGTACCAGCCAAATCCTCCTTCGATGACACTCGGAAGTCATAAAACAGAAATAGAAATACTagattgttttgtttcagaTTTTCGGTTATGAAACCAAGTGCTGTTTAGAAGTACTTTAGAGATGACACTTACAATAacctaaatgtgatttttgggtCAACAGCTTGTTCTGTTTGGATTACCTTTGGAACAgcttatgtcaaatatttattgagTGTACAAACTTCTGAAAGAGCAAAGCCTCCTTGTTGGTGATGATGTTTTTGAGGGGGCTTTCCATGAAGTGGTTGTTTCTGGTGTCACAGCTGAGCATTTTGGGCTTGTAGCAATACCAAGCATCACCAGTGTGAAGGTCCGTGTAGTTACACAGTGGCCCCTTGTCTTGCGGCAGGCACAGGTTGCACCCCATCTTCTCAGACTGCTCTCCTTGGTGAAAGATGCTGGAGAAGTACACTCGATCGGGCCGTTTCTCCCTCAGTCGCTGCAGCACGGCGATGGCCTCGTTCGAGTGTACCATCATGACCTCGACCTGAGCAGAGCCCTCCCACAGAAGCGGGAATCGAGCGGAATAAAGTCCGTTCTTGTGGTCCAGCACCTCCCGGGCCACGCCCGCTTTGTATTTTGGGGAGTGCAACCGAGCCAACAGCAAATCGCCGCCGTAGCGCTTGGGTTGGCCTTTGAAGTCGTGCAGGTGGATCTGCACTTCCAGCTGGTCGCCCACGTACCAACTGTGGTTGTTTTGGGAGGTTACGATGGTGAACAGGCTGTGGGCCAGGTCA is a genomic window containing:
- the LOC144040869 gene encoding NXPE family member 3-like isoform X2, with amino-acid sequence MQDSGSRRKSWKYHTVSPPYKVQNRNQSSNPFKNLPTFPHQRTFCPHLYQPLSTEEELEERNLLDSIAWPRPPSGSEPLNLSQTSDLAHSLFTIVTSQNNHSWYVGDQLEVQIHLHDFKGQPKRYGGDLLLARLHSPKYKAGVAREVLDHKNGLYSARFPLLWEGSAQVEVMMVHSNEAIAVLQRLREKRPDRVYFSSIFHQGEQSEKMGCNLCLPQDKGPLCNYTDLHTGDAWYCYKPKMLSCDTRNNHFMESPLKNIITNKEALLFQKGVNLKYPIHASTSDTIVVLPSKKENGSKIPDPVKLATSGYYYQDIWRPLGGVTERQVDGLSITQCLANKLVYLYGDSTMRQWFEYLVTVLPGMKEFKQESTIKVGPFMALDSTHNILLKYHFHGPPIVSKANAVAHKIRYIANELDGLTGGPNTVVALSLWAHFSPFPVEVYIHRLRHIRKAVVRLLNRAPGTAVVVRTPNPRALDQELSLIFSDWFALQLDVVLRAMFKDLNVMLVDAWQMCVAHQQPHNVHPPRVIVRNMVDMMLSHVCRDGTTTDA
- the LOC144040869 gene encoding NXPE family member 3-like isoform X1, whose translation is MQDSGSRRKSWKYHTVSPPYKVQNRNQSSNPFKNLPTFPHQRTFCPHLYQPLSTEEELEERNLLDSIAWPRPPSGSEPLNLSQTSDLAHSLFTIVTSQNNHSWYVGDQLEVQIHLHDFKGQPKRYGGDLLLARLHSPKYKAGVAREVLDHKNGLYSARFPLLWEGSAQVEVMMVHSNEAIAVLQRLREKRPDRVYFSSIFHQGEQSEKMGCNLCLPQDKGPLCNYTDLHTGDAWYCYKPKMLSCDTRNNHFMESPLKNIITNKEALLFQKGVNLKYPIHASTSDTIVVLPSKKGTVDLQNYNSHFWGMAISHHIVSAINVENGSKIPDPVKLATSGYYYQDIWRPLGGVTERQVDGLSITQCLANKLVYLYGDSTMRQWFEYLVTVLPGMKEFKQESTIKVGPFMALDSTHNILLKYHFHGPPIVSKANAVAHKIRYIANELDGLTGGPNTVVALSLWAHFSPFPVEVYIHRLRHIRKAVVRLLNRAPGTAVVVRTPNPRALDQELSLIFSDWFALQLDVVLRAMFKDLNVMLVDAWQMCVAHQQPHNVHPPRVIVRNMVDMMLSHVCRDGTTTDA